AGGGGtgcatgttagcaccaggtataaacagggcttctctcactctctatttgttttctctctgcatctctctctcgcaAACCCTTTTCCTTCAGCCATATAAAGCACTttctttttctcctcctctttcacagtCTATGTGTGTACCCAGCAGACTCCTCCCTAAGTCCCAGCTTGGTTTGTTTCTTTGAGTCCTTTTAGACTGAAGCCACTCCAAAACTCCACTGTCAGAGATCACTCTACAACCAGGGAGTTTCAGCCACAAACACTACAAAAGGTAAGATGGGACCATCTCAACACCTACCAGCTACTGTAGCCACTGCTTTCATGATGCATAGTATACAGTAACAGGCCACAGAACGCATTCAAAATGTTCATTACTATCCAAGACTGCACAGATTCTTCTGCTTTTTTGCTTTAAAAGTGCAGGGCAGATCAGATCTGATGTGCTAGAAACTTACAGGGTAAGAATGGTAAAATAAGTTGTTGTAAGTAGGGAAttaattactgtgtgtgtgtgtgtgtgtgtgtatgatgatgaCCTCAGCTTTTAGATCATGATGGATGACAGAACACATTGTTAGATGTCAAATCACCAAAATGTTTTGGCAGGGTACATTCATGGTTCTATTTCCTGAGCATCTGCAGGAAAGGAGTCACAACTCAGGAAATTATGAGTAATGTCTGTGACCAGCTTCCTATGTAATGTGTTGCTCAAAATGACATTTTTTCAAAAGCAATATTCTGTCTAAAGTTGCCTGACCTGGTCAGTGACTAAGGTCATGAAGTGACTGCTAACATGTAGTTGAATTGCATTAacattttggtaatttagcagacgctcttatacagagcaacttacatggacaattagggttaagggccttgctcaagggcacattgacagatttttcacctcgtCCACTCTGGGATTTGAGAAAGCGTCGTTTCGGTTACTGGcgcaatgctcttaaccactaggctaccataaAATGAAGAGAATTTCCTGTTTACTCAAATTGCAGATTAGCACCTTCTGTCTTGGTGACATATTTCAACAAGAGAGATTGAAGTACAATACACTCATCCAACAGCAATTTATTTAAATTCAATAGTAGACTTGATAAGTTGGGTTAGGTCAATGACTGTTCTGAATGAGTGTTCTGGCACCTCCCTAGCCTCAGGAGGAACTTTGAATTTCATGAAAAGGAGAATAAACAGTGAAAGTGCCCGCAGGTACTGTAGCCAAACCCAGCAGCAGTTTTAACTCTAAGGCCATTCCTTTCTCTTCATTTTGAGTACATTCCTAAAATACCATACATTTAGACGAAAGGGTTTCTAGAGGATACCCAGGCtctgtttaaatactgtatgttCTCTCATCTGTAAACTTGTTGATTTACATGACCAGAACCCTAGTTAAAGTCTGACTGGTTGCACTTCTCTCTTTTTTTGTGGGTTTTTTTTGTGGTCAAGTCACAAGTTCTGGAAAAACTTCACATTGTATACACAGCTTCATGCATTCCTCCTACTGTAGGTCTCCTACCATCCAATGTGTGTCAGGAACTGTAGAAGTATACTTGCTTATTTATATGTAAGGAACTCCTCCCATTCAGTGGGTGTCCAACAGAAGGACCCACATACCGCCCATTTCTATGTAAGGAACTAACACTTCACTAACTCCGCAGAATGCCTTTGGGAGGAGGAAATAAGTGTGGCTGCTGCCAGAAGACCGTGTACTTCGCCGAGGAAGTGCAGTGCGAGGGGAAATATTTCCACAAGTCCTGCTTTCTGTGCAGTAAGTGAGCCGCGTGAGGTCATCCCGTTCTTTCGTAAACCACATTGACTTAACTACTAATGTACCAATTATTCTGAGCTGACATTAAGAGCTCAGGATGGAATGTGAAGTATTTGGCACTCGGAGGAAGCGGAGCATCCAAAGGTTCTCGCTAGCATGTCCTTATTTGGAGAGGGAGAAATGGATGTGTCACAGGCCTTATATGGGAGGAAAGGTACCAGAGTGATCTGGCTCAGATGACTGTTAGTTTGAGTTAACTATGCAACTCTCTTGCCCCCAGAGTCAGAATGTCAAATGTTAAACTAATACTGTGGTGATCCCATAATGTCTTTGCAGTGACTCAGACTCTAAAGAGTCAAATGTCTGCAACTACATGGCCTGTTGCTGATAAACATAACACGAAATGACCTCCAATTGGAAGACTGTTAGTATTGGTCTGTAGCTTCTAAACTGCTTGTGTTGCTGATGTTGCTGATATGGCACAGCATTGACCAATCAGTTCAATGCCACTAAATCTGTCTGCCTCTTCCTGCCTAAAATATTCTGCTCTTAGTGGCATGTAAGAAGAACCTGGACAGCACAACGGTGGCCTGCCATGTGGATGAAATCTACTGCAAATCCTGCTACGGCAAGAAGTATGGGCCAAAAGGCTATGGCTTTGGTGGGGGAGCAGGCACCCTGAGCATGGACACGGGGGCACATCTTGGAATCAGACCTGAAGAGTAAGGAAGTAATCTTAGTTGTATGTACACTCCATACCAATAGGTCTACCAGGGCTATTTCCACAGCATTGCTGATATTCATCATTCCCTTCTAATAAGGGACTGATTAAAACCTGGGATAACATAACATTacattaattaatcaatcaattagGGATAAAGGAAAACCTTGAGGCCTGACTTGAATGCTGTTCTATGTAGTTTAATCATAACAAATCTAACCACAGTAAGTTTGCCCACAGTGAGCTGCATAGTGTTAGTCATTACATATCCAGTCAGATGGTCCGTTTGTTCATCAACAGGCAAGCAGCCCACCGCCCCACCAACAACCCCAACGCCTCAAAGTTGGCCACTAAGTTTGGCAGCTCAGATGTGTGCCCGCGCTGCGCCAAGGCTGTGTATTCTGCCGAGAAGGTGCTCGGCGGTGGAAATGTAAGTcagagttctgggctgattctgtTTTTTGGAAGGGGGAGAGCTACATTATGGGTAGTCTCCAAAACCCTGCTTCTCCTGAACATCATGGGGTGGTTTCCTGGactcagattaagcctagtcctggactaaaaagcacttttaatggagattctccattgagcttGCTGTCTAGTCCAGGACCAGGCTTAATCTATGTCCGGGAAACCGCCCATATATTTAACAGTATTAATGGCCATACTGTATCAACGGCTGCTGTGGCAGTGGGTCAACTGAAATGCATGATTGGGAATATCTTAtctgtgttcaaatactgtaaTGTGAAGGAGAAGTACCAGTTATTGTtgacatactgtatctgtgcAGCCCAGTGCTGAGACAACACTTCTCCTAATCTGTCTTTTCCAGTCCTGGCACAAGAGCTGCTTCCGCTGTAGCAAGTGTGGGAAGGGGCTGGAATCAACCACTGTGGCTGACAAAGATGGAGAAATCTACTGTAAAGGTGGGTGTACTCTATTTCTGAACTTCTACTGTAAATGCATCAAAACAGAATTTAATTAAACTAGAGAAAATACAAATACTGTAGCATCTGTTATCAATTTATGTCCCTTAGTATTTATATACATTATTATATCAAGTATACTACCTTTTCATCCACAGCATGTTATGCCAAGAACTTTGGTCCAAAGGGCTTTGGGTTCGGCCAGGGGGCAGGAGCTCTGGCACATGCTCAGTAGAGCTCAGGCCTCCTCAGACTTCTAAACATTTGGACTGCAAATCCCTGGATTCCCCAGTCAACCCGTGTAATCCGGCTGTCTCATTCCAGCTACTGGCAGAGGCTCAATAGCAACACACAGTGCACAGTTTACCTATGTGCTTACCTTACCAGCggagttaaaaaaaaacatgagcaGCTAAGATTTGGCATTAATGAGGTTAACCACTAAGGGAACCAAGAATTACCAGCTTATTCACTTTGGCCTATTAAACTCCTTTTTGCAATTTGAATATACACCAAGTGAGTCAGTTTTTATTGACAGTAAAATGGACACATCCTGGTTTTGTTTGGCAGTTGGTGAGTTTGCTTAATGGGGCAATTTATCAGAGGCAGAGTGAAAGAAGAAAATCATAAAGTATTGTAGTCCAAGGCTATGAATTCTGAAGACTTGCATTGATCTTATCCTATGAGATGTACTGTATCAAATACTGTGCACATTAAAAGGTAACAAACTAAGAGGAAAAAAAACATTGTATTGAATTAGAATATGGGATAATTGTTTGGGAAATGGTCTTGAATGACAACGGCACATCTGGCCACAAAGAACCTGGTTTTTTTTGACATCAGCACAACCTAGAGTCAGAAAAGGAGGTGCATATGATAGGTAAACGATACAAAACCTTGCTGAAAGCATATtcaactgacaatctcttagatTACTATTGGAACCAACATTTAAGTTTATTTTATGTTGGCACAAGATGGCGGCAAGGTTTGagcagtataaactaatgtaaaTCATTTATCCACAGACAAGTGTAAAACTAACTCAATCCACGCATTCTGTGAATGTTAGTCCAAAATGTATGGGCAGAGCTGGAAAGTTgcctgtcagaagtattacaatttTAAACTTTCAATCCGTCTGCATATTTCAATACATGGCATATGGGCGTATTGTGAGATGCCCAATGGGCTGGATGATTCACTCATCTTCAGAGAACCTGAAAATCAATGTTCCATAATTAATACAATGGGGAAAATATTGAAACTTTATGGGTGATGGGAAATAAATTGGTACCATTTAAGGCCATGAGTCAACCATTGTCATTTGATGAGGAGAAGAGCTGTCTGGGTAAGTTATTAGAACAATTTTTACCCACTGCAAAATGCAACGGGGGCACTATAGAATTCCACTCGTACAAAAAGAGGAATTCCTTTTCAATTCAGTCAGTGGTCGCATTGGAAGTGTTAATGTTTTATTTGAATTATAATTGGCGGGGAACTCAGACCCGAGATACATGGAACTTAATTCCCTTTTCACAATCGTCGAGCATTCTGACCTACAATTTAAACATGAGGAAACGCATGTGCAAGCCATTTTGTGGTGGAGATCACAAATGGAGGTGTGGCAGATGTGTACCATAGGATGAGCTATATAAGAACAGGCCCATTGTAATGGCTGAAATAGAATTAATGGGATGGTATAAAACATGTTTGACTCTGTTCTATTTACGTCATTACAACAAGCCCaccctcctatagctcctcccaccagcctctggTGTATACAAATAAATGTTCTGATCTTGACATGTGCTGCGTTCATAAAATTGTGGGAAGGTGGTATTTACCACATACAACTGGGAAAAATCTACTTGAAcacccctccaactggtaattagtGTGAAACTCTTATCCCTGCGCTCCAATTTCTTCCACATGCTGATGTCACCTAAGGAAATTACCTCAACAGCACAATTGGCAGAGTAAATGCAACAAAACATTCATTATAAAAAAAGCTAACTATTTGAGTTTAACTCTATAGTTTACTAGCATGATAGCTGTACTGTTAGTTTGTGGTTGATGCAGCTTGTTGGGCATTATCCAAGCCAGCATTTCTCAAATAATTAAAAACAagtgaatgcatccaactggtatttatTGCTTTCCCACATGGGAAAGCATTAACTCcctaattccaccacctttacacAAGGTCAATTGAACCTGTCTGTTGCAAGtggaaaaacagttttttctgATAGAAATAACggcattctccatgcactgtaattaaTAGAATGATACGAGCTATTGATAAGCGCTAGCTAAATGGGTAATCTGTTTGgataaggggattgtaaatatagGCTAAATGACAATTAGATATATTTTACCTTATGATCTCTGGAGATACAGTAGAGTGAAATGCTGTGCCGTTATGCAGAATTTAATGTATGTATGGCCTTATAATTTGCAGGGATTACATTTGAAAACACAAATGGCATGACAAGTAATATGTTCTATctagaatgttttaataatcgAATTAGGAATTCGATTAATTCATAATTAGTACTTATCAAATTAGTAATTTAACACGATATCAATGGTTTTAATCATACGCACCGACTTTTCCTACAACGCGAAAAACAAATTCCGTGCCATGTGTTCGCTACCAAATCTCATGGTTTATTTGAATCCTTTCTACGGTAATTTAGCTGGTTTAACAGAAATTGGAAACACAACACCTAACCCAACCGACAATCGccatgtttttcaaaatgttgaggAAATGATTCCAGTAGTCATGTGACTTGTATCTGCTCTGTGATTGGATGATACAGACCGCAATGCTGTACGGGAGTTTGTGTAGTTTGTTTGTCCCCTAACGCTggtatgtactgtatacagtCTTGTACCCTTGACTCTTCTTTCATATatccgttttttttttaaagcaatttAAATTATTTTGAATTAATGGTTCACCCTAGAGATAATTGTACCTCTTCAACATTTGGAACCACGCGACCAGCATATTGCTGAAATGTGTATGCTAAAAATAATTTGGCGCTCCAGTTCCGAAACCATAACTGCAGAAAGAGGGACACAGCCCATCTGAGCCCTATTAAATTGATTCAGTCCGTGCAAAGGAGCCACACCCGCTACACGCAACAGCGCCTATTCAACCTCAGGAACCttaagaaatgtggcttggcaaaaaaaaacgttgatttgattttgacGGAGATGGAATCCATTCCTATGACAAAGTATTGCAACTGTTTAGTCATAATCCCCTCCGTGTAGAAATACATGGGCTGCTCGTTTCAAATCGACAGCACTTTGGTTGATCCTGCTGCCATATATACATCGGAATTAAAATCAGCTGTCATGAGATGCATCAGTAGGCCTAGTTCTCAAGTGACATAAATCACAACCGACAGTCTCCGTATTGCCTGGTACAACAGGCAACCATAAATGGGAGATAGGCCTACTTGCTTCTAGACAAAAAAAACAGCAGAAGCAGAACTTTCAATTTCAGGCCTGCAAGTTTGCAGCAActtcacattttgtcatggggtgcagaGAAGATATAGCAATTGTATAACTCATTTCATGCCATTTTTTTGTAGCAGCCGCGGCCCCCTAAATGGTCACTTATGTCTAGGGCTGGCCCTGCGCACATACACAAAGCAAACCAAGCACTTAAGCATCCGACAACCCAATCAGAGTGGTAGAATCAGATGGTGATACACTGGTCTATGTATAGTTGGCAGGACTCTGCTATTGTGTGGTGGATATGATTGCATTCCTTTCATCAACTGCGGGGCTTAACATTGTCTGCAGTTAATATTCTAATCAGGCCGCGGGGGCCTGCTGTTCTCAGGGGGCAGCGTGTGTCTGCAATACCTTTCTCATTACCAGCCAACAGATCTGAAATGCAGGGTGAATACAACCcagggccggctccaggcataagcgaAATAAGCGGTCACTTAGGGCTCCAGGACGCTAGGGAGCCCCAGACCCCAAAAAataactcagtcggggtctcaacttactgttgagagttagaatggtagaatacacaaggtgcaagtttgaaatttggttgtgcatcagcaatttttctcttgttatgtcagtaactgacagtcactcaattagccatgtttGCTTACAATTTtcagattggtaagttagtctagccagctatctaaacttgtagttatCATGGCCGAATAACGACCGGGCAAATGCCCAAAGGCCTTGACCTCCAggtggcccccattgattttgttagtcactctcactcagatatcattaacatgacatatgtcatggaaataggtgtagaattgcaggacatttgctttaaaacggcaacattttctctacactccatggcaaaatgtgtagaattgcaggaaattaactttaaagctaacatgtctctctgctgtcaagagggggcccactaaaatgttttgcccgtgaggtgggggaggggaggcaaccaaatctcgcttagggcccccaaaaggctagagccggcCCTGACACAAC
The sequence above is drawn from the Salmo salar chromosome ssa22, Ssal_v3.1, whole genome shotgun sequence genome and encodes:
- the LOC106582712 gene encoding cysteine and glycine-rich protein 1 — encoded protein: MPLGGGNKCGCCQKTVYFAEEVQCEGKYFHKSCFLCMACKKNLDSTTVACHVDEIYCKSCYGKKYGPKGYGFGGGAGTLSMDTGAHLGIRPEEQAAHRPTNNPNASKLATKFGSSDVCPRCAKAVYSAEKVLGGGNSWHKSCFRCSKCGKGLESTTVADKDGEIYCKACYAKNFGPKGFGFGQGAGALAHAQ